A window of the Fusarium poae strain DAOMC 252244 chromosome 3, whole genome shotgun sequence genome harbors these coding sequences:
- the AGA1 gene encoding A-agglutinin attachment subunit precursor (BUSCO:34318at5125), with protein sequence MNTGLVNSRFLSKPDEVGVVAVGFSGGQPKAGVDIGPAALIQSGLLTEIRDELGYKLFGDESVQQFEDLIPESDPDYRGMKKARHASAVTRKIASHTYEHSREGRMTLTLGGDHSIAIGTIAGTAKATRERLNREIAVIWVDAHADINTPESSDSGNIHGMPVAFLTGLAKEEKEEYFGWLEDDMRLSVKKLVYIGLRSVDIGEKKILREHGIKAFSMHDVDRHGIGRVVEMALAHIGSDTPIHLSFDVDALDPMWAPSTGTPVRGGLTLREGDFICESVHETGNLVAIDLVEVNPHLADTKQAEQNTIHAGCSLVRCALGETLL encoded by the exons ATGAACACTGGTCTTGTCAACAGCCGCTTCCTCTCCAAGCCCGATGAGGTCGGCGTTGTTGCCGTCGGTTTCTCAGGCGGTCAGCCCAAAGCAGGTGTCGACATTGGCCCCGCTGCTCTGATCCAGTCCGGTCTTCTCACTGAGATCCGGGATGAGCTCGGCTACAAGCTCTTTGGTGACGAGAGCGTCCAGCAGTTTGAGGATCTGATCCCCGAGTCAGACCCTGACTACCGCGGTATGAAGAAGGCCCGCCACGCATCTGCGGTGACTCGCAAGATCGCTTCGCACACCTATGAGCACTCACGCGAGGGACGCATGACTCTCACCCTTGGCGGTGATCACAGCATTGCCATTGGCACTATCGCCGGAACTGCCAAGGCTACCCGGGAGCGCCTGAACCGTGAGATCGCTGTTATCTGGGTTGATGCGCACGCCGACATCAACACACCTGAGAGCAGTGACAGTGGTAACATCCATGGTATGCCTGTTGCTTTTTTGACTGGTCTAGCCAAAGAGGAAAAGGAGGAGTACTTTGGCTGGCTCGAGGATGATATGCGTCTGAGCGTTAAGAAGCTGGTGTACATTGGTCTTCGATCCGTCGACATaggcgagaagaagattctCCGTGAGCACGGCATCAAGGCTTTCAGCATGCATGACGTCGACCG TCACGGTATTGGCCGTGTCGTCGAGATGGCCCTCGCCCACATCGGCAGCGACACCCCCATCCATCTGTCCTTCGACGTCGACGCCCTTGACCCCATGTGGGCTCCCAGCACCGGTACACCCGTTAGAGGCGGTCTTACTCTCCGTGAAGGCGACTTTATCTGCGAGAGTGTGCACGAGACGGGTAACCTTGTTGCTATTGACCTGGTTGAGGTGAACCCTCACCTGGCTGATACCAAGCAAGCCGAACAGAACACAATCCACGCTGGATGTTCACTTGTGCGATGCGCGCTGGGTGAGACCCTTCTATAA
- a CDS encoding hypothetical protein (TransMembrane:4 (o61-81i93-116o122-146i190-213o)): MVAKSTLTGLTGTTGWTGTTGMTGTTGWTGTSHTRTSMTYDGPPPSTHVRTYNWPPLQLNFWIFVILLASTSIIGVFATFIQVQSQLELGIPWYFPYFITVGSLSILFILGIFWLISQRRLLPAIVMVGGFMFFILWLVGLVVVAIQLFGPDGSIQSVCDVQVFGQNPKGTSEATMAWLQQRNICQSWQLVFAMALTGTVFFIWVMIMAYQVFVNS; the protein is encoded by the exons ATGGTCGCCAAATCAACACTTACCGGTTTGACCGGGACAACAGGATGGACCGGAACGACTGGAATGACTGGAACAACGGGATGGACTGGAACAAGCCATACCAGAACTTCGATGACCTACGACGGTCCTCCACCTTCTACCCATGTACGAACGTACAACTGGCCGCCTCTGCAGCTTAACTTTTGGATCTTTGTGATTCTCCTGGCGTCGACGAGCATCATTGGCGTTTTTGCGACATTTATCCAGGTTCAAAGTCAACTCGAACTCGGCATTCCATG GTACTTCCCCTACTTTATCACCGTCGGCTCCCTCTCAATCCTCTTTATCCTCGGTATCTTCTGGCTCATCAGCCAGCGACGATTACTTCCTGCTATAGTCATGGTTGGCGGCTTCATGTTCTTTATCCTGTGGCTTGTTGGACTTGTCGTGGTTGCGATACAGCTGTTTGGACCTGATGGGTCTATTCAGAGTGTTTGCGATGTACAAGTTTTCGGACAGAATCCCAAGGGCACGAGCGAAGCTACAATGGCATGGCTACAGCAGCGAAACATCT GTCAATCTTGGCAGCTTGTCTTTGCCATGGCTCTAACGGGAaccgtcttcttcatctgggtCATGATTATGGCCTACCAAGTGTTTGTCAACTCATAA
- a CDS encoding hypothetical protein (BUSCO:60931at5125), with amino-acid sequence MDFVKNAMGGNKEGGASNNNAGGAQSQDYGDKAFSALNDKAGFNISKDNQEKATDFARNAYEKKTGNKVDPKISN; translated from the exons ATGGATTTCGTCAAGAACGCTATGGGTGGTAACAAGGAGGGTGGTGCTTCCAACAACAATGCCGGCGGCGCCCAGAGCCAGGACTACGGCGACAAGG CTTTCTCCGCCCTCAACGACAAGGCTGGCTTCAACATCTCTAAAGACAACCAAGAGAAGGCCACTGACTTTGCCCGCAACGCCTACGAGAAGAAGACTGG CAACAAGGTCGACCCCAAGATCTCCAACTAA
- a CDS encoding hypothetical protein (BUSCO:2952at5125), whose amino-acid sequence MANDEQDHSLGLGHSSPPLTPIQTNNSNDGSRPQTAHRVSHRDDYPEGAETSDITDDTIGDTLQAQEEEQDQADSIAAPSPHDIAINIDDTHAKSLNRKSSNNNPPKTHQESLLHRPGRSAPDNSYFDPISVDLTRAHDDSLTEEDVRRHLGDVESSFLPALSPIPTAHTNQQGGIDDTFQFDSPTKKPAPQPIQQRQQPQQQPEQEYEDDHDVTTSSANTSGFENFSSSPTAAATRRTISRAVSMASQRTQDQSATYDDTENQDIEQESSQVSSAGDNDASISTIHSQSEQADIGNTSGQSSRSRRPKYLRSRFGSQRSSTSSFATNPESHEGSDMTVGLGADYALQSGGAVPAMGMLRNPSNPMLRSISIGSMGSVGSAFGAEDYTDNSLPQLEPLPEVESPQRRRTEDVLSTPRPSKEGFTTAPTDTVIARHVRNVQVPESLAKEYKFKGGLETPQKPPSISMGASVNTARSGRNLTLKEQSSTIERLSKENFDLKLKVMFLSDRLDKLSEEGIKEMISENVDLKTGLAVLQRDNKVLRRRVKELEKQVRDEGERPSTAHSGTSSTDQTARGEEEAQEREEELVFLRERVEEYATEIERLRSESLIKENERRKFTDIVRSMGERNSENMDRQEEADVWKDLLEQETARREQADDENKRLREEVFKLKQDLSGGQGGMHHTTNIYNITKKHRDGNMSPGRPISGLSGDMESSNGNFSQATTLVDELRRESEQLRHENAELRREVGAQTSMLTSRNREKERLYQEIEDLKMAQRRGRPAPSTIDSLLERSASQVGGRDRPQSRGSFKTQTQIDEDVEREELENRMAEMRDKISEVKLQNQELQRELEICMEDFETAVEGKRQAEDTALTLQEDLNNAMNDLVALQSERDEALREQSEMENEFESLRKEAQEEIDALEAEADQQAEEMQRVQADLQDRSENFDALQEEMRKMSEALIRLEDDQENKLRRIQQLEQELDSSNKELEDLEQKLMEANDKNQRLSVQQESSQGEIAFLREEQETDKIRIGDLEAAVASAEQSIHDEKERVKELENRLQQERHQREIVADQEKEEVQQFVNELNREASAAKDEARRLRKQLTSREVEATEWKERLMELENNLREALGDLNGTRSSLLKSIAKLQRELENTIRDLDASKAALVEKDRIIKQRDSLLESHALESRKLSELLEKERIAHRNTKSQYDTFQKSHQHLTRTASSQDLRIAELETNKSQDRRRIAVLEQTARDQLQERNELLLQLWHKLSHLCGREWVHGNSLIDRQVLPSVEVIANRLPSFTKNLLAAVKSIENMVASFETRIKSVERDLHREYQTLESNLEVRTKKLDRLETMVRNSISSGSLSHDSRYNRLEEAYRQLKVENATLRTANDVRARAAHSSRESTDALVPHSPSPSVPRGPGEQRNSRSKSRSSTMTRAHTTTALPGSSAGGLGLRDMTALNEENSNGGANDNRWLFRLRDMEYKLKMEREGRNQDRHAARQRLGGLEMENRDLKERMKRALGDID is encoded by the exons ATGGCCAACGATGAGCAAGACCACAGCTTAGGCCTAGGCCACAGCAGCCCGCCTTTGACCCCAATCCAAACCAACAATAGTAACGACGGCTCGCGTCCACAGACGGCCCATCGCGTCTCACACAGAGATGACTACCCCGAGGGCGCTGAGACATCAGACATAACAGACGACACCATCGGTGATACTTTGcaagcccaagaagaagaacaagaccaaGCCGACTCTATCGCAGCGCCATCTCCCCACGATATTGCTATAAACATTGACGATACACATGCAAAATCCTTGAACCGGAAAAGCTCCAACAATAACCCCCCTAAAACCCATCAGGAGTCTTTGCTGCACCGTCCCGGACGTTCAGCCCCTGACAACAGCTACTTTGACCCTATCTCTGTCGATCTGACCCGTGCCCACGACGATTCATTAACCGAGGAGGACGTTAGGCGCCACTTGGGAGACGTGGAGTCTAGCTTTCTGCCCGCATTATCGCCTATTCCCACCGCTCACACGAACCAGCAGGGAGGCATCGACGACACCTTCCAGTTCGACTCGCCTACGAAAAAGCCTGCTCCTCAGCCAATTCAGCAGCGACAGCAACCGCAGCAGCAACCAGAGCAAGAATACGAAGATGACCACGATGTGACGACCTCGTCTGCAAACACTTCTGGATTCGAAAacttttcttcttcaccgACCGCTGCGGCCACTAGGAGGACTATATCGCGTGCTGTTAGCATGGCAAGCCAGCGAACACAGGACCAAAGCGCAACATATGACGATACCGAGAATCAGGACATCGAACAGGAGAGCTCGCAAGTGTCTAGTGCTGGCGATAACGACGCCTCCATATCGACAATACATTCGCAATCCGAGCAGGCTGATATTGGAAACACTTCTGGACAATCCTCACGAAGCCGCCGACCTAAGTATTTGCGCAGTCGTTTTGGAAGTCAGCGATCGTCGACATCTTCATTCGCGACTAATCCCGAATCCCACGAAGGCAGTGACATGACCGTTGGCCTTGGCGCTGATTACGCTCTCCAATCCGGAGGCGCAGTTCCAGCCATGGGCATGCTACGGAACCCAAGCAACCCGATGTTACGGTCTATCAGTATAGGAAGCATGGGCAGCGTTGGGTCAGCCTTTGGCGCTGAGGACTATACCGATAATTCGCTACCGCAACTCGAGCCCTTACCTGAAGTTGAAAGTCCCCAACGACGGCGAACAGAAGATGTactctcaacaccaagacccTCTAAGGAAGGGTTTACCACAGCACCCACAGATACCGTCATCGCACGACATGTTAGGAACGTCCAGGTGCCGGAATCTTTAGCTAAGGAGTACAAGTTCAAGGGCGGCCTGGAGACTCCTCAAAAACCTCCTTCAATTTCTATGGGCGCCTCGGTGAATACAGCTCGGTCTGGTAGGAACTTGACCTTGAAGGAGCAGAGCAGCACAATCGAAAGGCTGTCAAAGGAGAACTTCGATCTCAAACTCAAAGTTATGTTCTTGAGCGATCGCCTTGACAAGCTATCGGAAGAGGGTATTAAAGAAATGATCTCGGAAAATGTTGACCTCAAGACTGGTCTTGCAGTGCTCCAACGAGACAATAAGGTTCTACGAAGAAGGGTCAAAGAGTTGGAAAAGCAAGTCAGGGATGAAGGGGAACGACCAAGCACGGCGCACAGTGGTACATCATCAACAGATCAAACCGCCCggggagaagaggaagcccAAGAACGGGAGGAAGAGCTTGTTTTCCTACGCGAACGGGTTGAAGAATACGCTACCGAGATTGAGCGGCTACGGTCGGAAAGCTTGATCAAGGAGAACGAGAGGCGCAAGTTTACGGATATTGTGAGATCGATGGGCGAAAGGAACAGTGAGAACATGGATCGACAAGAAGAGGCCGATGTTTGGAAGGATCTTCTCGAACAAGAGACCGCCCGCAGAGAACAGGCCGACGACGAAAACAAGAGGCTTCGAGAGGAGGTGTTTAAGCTGAAGCAGGACTTGTCTGGCGGACAGGGAGGCATGCACCACACCACAAATATCTACAACATCACTAAGAAGCACCGGGACGGCAACATGTCACCGGGACGACCTATTTCTGGTCTCTCCGGTGATATGGAAAGCTCAAACGGCAACTTCAGCCAGGCTACTACACTGGTTGATGAACTCCGCAGAGAGAGCGAGCAACTCCGCCATGAGAACGCCGAACTCAGACGTGAGGTTGGTGCGCAGACATCCATGCTGACGTCGAGGAACCGCGAGAAGGAGCGCCTCTACCAGGAGATTGAGGATCTCAAGATGGCTCAGCGACGAGGCCGGCCGGCTCCCTCAACCATTGATAGTCTCCTTGAGCGATCGGCTTCGCAGGTCGGCGGTCGCGACAGACCTCAGTCACGCGGAAGTTTcaagacacagacacagatTGATGAGGATGTCGAGCGAGAGGAGCTCGAGAATAGAATGGCAGAGATGCGCGACAAGATCAGCGAGGTCAAGCTGCAGAATCAAGAGTTGCAGCGCGAGCTTGAGATTTGCATGGAGGACTTTGAAACAGCGGTGGAAGGCAAACGCCAAGCTGAAGATACGGCGCTTACACTCCAGGAGGATCTCAACAATGCCATGAACGACCTAGTTGCCCTACAATCTGAACGCGACGAGGCTCTCCGTGAACAAAGTGAGATGGAGAACGAGTTCGAGTCACTAAGGAAGGAGGCCCAGGAAGAGATTGATGCGTTGGAAGCAGAGGCCGATCAACAAGCCGAAGAGATGCAGCGAGTACAAgctgatcttcaagaccGCTCAGAAAACTTTGACGCCTTGCAGGAAGAGATGCGCAAGATGAGCGAGGCCTTGATACGACTTGAAGACGACCAAGAGAATAAGCTACGACGAATCCAGCAACTCGAGCAGGAATTGGACTCATCTAACAAGGAGCTCGAGGATCTGGAGCAGAAGCTTATGGAAGCCAACGATAAGAACCAACGACTCTCTGTGCAGCAGGAATCCTCTCAGGGAGAGATTGCATTCTTACGGGAAGAGCAGGAGACAGACAAGATTCGAATCGGAGACCTTGAGGCTGCCGTTGCCAGCGCCGAGCAGAGCATTCACGATGAAAAGGAACGAGTCAAGGAATTGGAGAACCGTCTCCAGCAAGAGCGACACCAACGCGAGATTGTGGCAGatcaagagaaggaagaggtgcAGCAGTTCGTCAATGAGCTCAACAGAGAGGCGTCGGCGGCCAAGGACGAGGCCCGTCGTCTGCGTAAGCAACTGACATCTAGGGAGGTTGAGGCGACAGAGTGGAAGGAGAGGCTAATGGAGCTGGAGAATAACCTTCGTGAAGCTCTGGGTGATCTCAACGGTACCCGATCTTCGCTTCTCAAG TCTATTGCTAAGCTACAACGTGAGCTTGAGAACACAATTCGTGACCTCGACGCCAGCAAAGCAGCGCTGGTTGAGAAGGATCGCATCATCAAGCAGCGCGACTCTCTACTTGAGTCGCACGCTCTGGAGAGCCGCAAACTTTCCGAGTTACTCGAAAAGGAGCGCATCGCCCACCGAAACACCAAGTCGCAGTACGACACGTTCCAAAAATCACACCAGCACCTTACCCGCACTGCGAGTAGCCAGGATCTTCGTATTGCGGAGCTGGAGACCAACAAGAGTCAGGACCGCAGGAGGATTGCTGTGCTTGAACAAACAGCCCGCGATCAATTGCAGGAGCGCAACGAGCTATTGCTGCAACTGTGGCACAAGCTTAGTCATTTGTGTGGCAGAGAATGGGTTCACGGTAACTCACTTATCGACCGCCAGGTCCTGCCGTCGGTTGAGGTCATTGCCAATCGACTACCTAGTTTCACCAAGAATCTACTGGCTGCTGTCAAGTCCATTGAGAACATGGTTGCATCTTTCGAGACCCGCATTAAGTCTGTGGAACGAGACCTGCACCGTGAGTATCAGACTTTGGAGAGCAATCTTGAAGTGCGGACCAAGAAGTTGGATCGATTGGAAACGATGGTTAGAAACTCCATCTCTTCTGGGTCATTAAGTCACGATTCTCGTTACAACCGCCTGGAAGAGGCGTATCGCCAACTCAAGGTTGAAAATGCGACTCTACGCACGGCTAACGACGTGCGAGCGCGCGCAGCACATTCGTCGAGAGAAAGTACCGACGCTCTCGTCCCCCATTCACCATCACCCTCTGTACCTCGCGGCCCAGGCGAACAACGCAACAGCCGTTCCAAATCACGTTCCTCGACCATGACAAGAGCACACACGACGACGGCGTTACCAGGCTCTTCGGCCGGCGGTCTTGGTCTACGGGATATGACAGCACTCAACGAAGAGAATAGCAACGGCGGCGCCAACGACAATAGATGGCTCTTCCGCCTCCGCGACATGGAGTACAAACTCAAGATGGAGCGAGAAGGACGAAACCAGGATCGGCACGCAGCGAGGCAAAGATTAGGTGGACTGGAGATGGAGAACAGGGACTTGAAGGAACGGATGAAGAGAGCTTTGGGGGATATTGATTGA
- a CDS encoding hypothetical protein (BUSCO:17871at5125), translating into MLRASLARCKTSSPVSLGLKRHMAVAAAAAKKEGDISDAFTSLSGAQREPLPDRFRLRKLDLVRGREEQIEKSWKSLLRELRRENNVVASKGPSVIPQIKYNEFERSAEGLKEEIRKRGVVVVKGVVPEDEARAWKGEVEDYVHKNPSTRAFPPHDPQVYELYWSAPQLKARSHPNFLHVQQRLMSLLWHSSNPATPISLSQPFSYADRLRIRQPGDASFALGPHIDGGSVERWEAEGYGRGGVYDAVLAGKWDQYDPWDASGRVHAVNNLYDGLGACSMFRMWQGWMSMSHTKPREGTLLVNPLVKLSMAYVLLRPFFRVKNMSASDFLGVDNWEFMGGEMDSELQGATPGTGQELTDELHPHLELEKTMVHVPEIRPGDFVAWHCDTIHAVDKVHGGKKDSSVLYIPVCPITELNAEYMVRQREAFRRGTPGPDFPGGAGESGHVDRPTEDVLNRAGKRAFGLEGLEVKGLGSDGEKEAVESANKVLGF; encoded by the exons ATGCTGCGCGCTTCACTAGCGAGATGCAAGACTTCTAGTCCTGTCAGTCTAGGTTTAAAGCGACACATGGCTGtcgctgcagctgcagccaAGAAAGAAGGTGACATCTCCGATGCATTCACTTCTCTCTCCGGTGCTCAAAGGGAACCTCTTCCAGATCGTTTCCGCTTGAGAAAACTTGATCTTGTAAGAGGTCGAGAAGAACAAATTGAGAAAAGTTGGAAGTCATTGCTGCGTGAACTTCGAAGGGAGAACAATGTTGTTGCCAGCAAGGGACCCAGTGTCATTCCGCAGATTAAGTACAATGAATTTGAACGGAGTGCTGAAGgtctgaaagaagagattcGAAAAAgaggtgttgttgttgtcaagGGTGTTGTTCCTGAAGATGAAGCCAGGGCTTGGAAGGGTGAAGTTGAGGATTATGTTCACAAGAACCCTTCTACAAGAG CATTCCCTCCTCACGATCCTCAAGTCTACGAACTTTACTGGTCCGCTCCACAACTCAAAGCCCGCTCTCATCCCAACTTCCTCCACGTCCAACAACGTCTCATGTCCCTCCTCTGGCACTCCTCCAACCCCGCCACCCCTATCTCCCTCTCCCAGCCCTTCAGCTACGCCGACAGACTCCGTATTCGCCAACCAGGCGATGCCTCATTCGCTCTCGGTCCACACATCGACGGCGGAAGCGTAGAGCGATGGGAAGCAGAAGGCTACGGCCGCGGAGGCGTGTACGATGCTGTACTAGCTGGCAAATGGGACCAGTACGATCCCTGGGATGCCAGCGGGCGAGTACACGCTGTGAATAACCTCTACGATGGGCTTGGTGCGTGCTCAATGTTTAGGATGTGGCAAGGTTGGATGAGCATGAGTCACACGAAGCCTAGAGAGGGGACATTGCTGGTGAATCCGCTGGTGAAGTTATCCATGGCTTATGTTCTCCTCCGGCCCTTCTTCCGCGTTAAGAATATGAGCGCAAGTGACTTTTTGGGTGTGGATAACTGGGAGTTTATGGGAGGGGAGATGGATAGTGAGTTGCAAGGTGCGACACCAGGAACAGGGCAAGAGTTGACGGATGAGTTGCATCCTCACTTGGAGCTGGAGAAGACAATGGTCCATGTCCCTGAGATACGACCTGGTGATTTCGTGGCATGGCACTGCGACA CAATTCACGCAGTTGACAAGGTACATGGTGGAAAGAAAGACTCGAGTGTCTTGTACATCCCCGTGTGTCCTATTACGGAATTGAATGCTGAGTACATGGTTCGGCAGCGGGAGGCGTTTAGACGGGGCACGCCGGGTCCGGATTTTCCGGGCGGCGCGGGGGAGTCGGGGCATGTGGATCGGCCTACGGAGGATGTATTGAACAGAGCGGGAAAGAGAGCGTTTGGTCTTGAGGGATTGGAGGTAAAGGGTTTGGGGAGTGATGGCGAAAAAGAGGCGGTGGAGAGTGCTAACAAGGTCCTGGGTTTCTAA
- a CDS encoding hypothetical protein (SECRETED:SignalP(1-21)), producing the protein MITKTFVNAFIAASFMAGVQASPCKASSKTTDISTTVGITLTSAETAVSTTVGGSLAEDTTLTVSHTGTSTESSVIPEDITPTAVSTTALSSSIIESSIDTSTVPDDISTTAEGTTTAEAATTTTEVAIVTSFLTNGGFDDKKDTTEPWNHLTSIWADFSIDGNIKHDGRNSARLSFTSSETAYISQSLDAPIEAGISYSLSAWVRPGTGCTYAALACNTADTTVEVQQFDLASTVNQWKYISIACTWTQDQLNDGGLQLIFAFTCDTGSDGWVDTVTFSES; encoded by the coding sequence ATGATCACCAAGACATTCGTTAATGCTTTCATCGCAGCGTCCTTTATGGCTGGTGTTCAAGCCAGTCCATGTAAGGCTAGTTCCAAAACAACCGACATCTCGACCACGGTTGGTATCACATTAACGTCTGCTGAGACCGCTGTCTCAACTACTGTTGGAGGTTCTTTGGCCGAGGATACAACCCTTACCGTCAGCCATACCGGTACCAGCACTGAGTCATCTGTTATTCCAGAGGACATTACTCCTACTGCTGTCTCGACAACAGCCCTGAGCTCCTCCATCATTGAGAGCAGTATCGATACATCAACCGTCCCAGACGACATCTCCACCACTGCTGAGGGTACAACAACTGCGGAAGCCGCTACTACCACCACAGAAGTTGCCATTGTAACTTCCTTCCTTACCAACGGTGGATTCGACGACAAAAAAGATACCACGGAACCATGGAATCATTTGACTTCTATCTGGGCTGACTTCTCCATCGACGGTAACATCAAGCATGACGGCAGAAACTCTGCACGTTTGTCCTTCACGAGCTCAGAAACAGCCTATATTTCCCAGTCGCTGGACGCACCAATCGAGGCTGGCATCTCATACTCTTTATCTGCCTGGGTCCGTCCTGGAACCGGATGTACATACGCAGCCTTGGCCTGCAATACCGCAGACACAACTGTTGAAGTACAACAATTCGATTTGGCTTCCACTGTGAACCAATGGAAGTACATTTCAATCGCCTGTACCTGGACTCAGGACCAACTAAACGATGGTGGCTTGCAACTCATTTTTGCCTTTACCTGTGATACAGGCTCTGACGGCTGGGTTGATACGGTTACTTTCTCCGAATCATAG
- a CDS encoding hypothetical protein (TransMembrane:1 (o16-34i)) — MITLDHALALATEHKVPIAALTTVILIILINRLFSTTADASKKGVPTSRVFQWDPFYGLDMVYSQVRALKNDYYLDWLRRLHRNRPKTFSINFFGIKQICTIEGENLKAIQATNFKDFGLEPMRRRTKGAMPFADKGISTTDGKNWEFARYLVKPFFYREVYASIDRIRPYVDQFMTLLPQQDGVEFDAQPLVQRWFLDLTSEFIFGESMKSMDFPERADITWTMMTVLRGGRLRIQFYRFLWAFNWNWWLEAVYKVHDFVNVHIRSTYAEIEERKKLIAEGKEVGPERTDLLWFMASNVPEEEELRSQLCLVFVPNNDTTSIFISNCLWHLSRHPEAWKKLREEVLACGNEQPTFESLRHMTWLNGIMNETHRLTPNNVVQVRAALNDSVLPLGGGPDGKLPLHVRKGDLVSVTKTVMYRDPDVWGPDAEEFKPERHDGLRGTWDFLPFGGGPRRCPAQMMVQTEAGYMLYRMAQKFSRLESRDDSPYKPVMRIGPSNKNGVKIALYK, encoded by the exons ATGATCACCCTCGATCATGCCCTCGCACTCGCAACGGAGCACAAAGTACCTATCGCAGCTCTGACAACCGTCATCCTCATAATTCTCATCAACCGTCTCTTCTCCACTACCGCTGATGCCTCCAAAAAGGGCGTCCCTACATCCCGAGTCTTCCAATGGGATCCTTTTTACGGTTTAGACATGGTCTACAGCCAAGTCCGAGCTCTCAAAAATGACTACTATCTCGATTGGCTGCGTCGTCTGCATCGCAACAGACCAAAGACATTTTCCATCAATTTCTTTGGTATAAAGCAAATCTGCACCATTGAGGGTGAGAATCTAAAAGCGATTCAGGCGACTAACTTCAAGGACTTTGGGTTGGAGCCTATGAGACGTAGGACAAAGGGTGCTATGCCCTTTGCCGATAAGGGTATTAGTACTACAGATGGAAAGAATTGGGAGTTTGCAAGATATCTTGTCAAGCCCTTCTTTTACCGCGAGGTTTATGCGAGCATTGATCGTATCAGACCCTATGTTGATCAGTTCATGACTTTGCTTCCTCAACAAGATGGTGTTGAGTTTGATGCCCAGCCTCTTGTCCAACGATGG TTCCTTGATTTGACTAGTGAATTCATCTTTGGCGAGTCAATGAAATCAATGGACTTTCCAGAACGCGCAGACATAACCTGGACAATGATGACTGTCCTCCGCGGCGGCCGTCTCCGCATCCAGTTCTACCGTTTCCTTTGGGCCTTTAACTGGAATTGGTGGCTCGAAGCTGTATACAAGGTGCATGATTTCGTCAATGTGCACATCCGTAGCACTTATGCCGAGATTGAAGAGCGCAAGAAGCTCATCGCTGAGGGTAAGGAGGTTGGACCTGAGAGAACTGACCTGTTGTGGTTCATGGCATCCAATGTccctgaagaggaagagttgCGATCCCAGCTTTGTCTGGTCTTTGTGCCTAACAACGATACTACTTCCATCTTTATCAGCAATTGCTTGTGGCATTTATCGCGACACCCTGAGGcttggaagaagctgagGGAAGAGGTTCTTGCTTGTGGTAATGAGCAACCTACTTTTGAGTCTCTCCGCCATATGACTTGGTTGAACGGAATTATGAATGAAA CCCACCGCCTTACACCCAACAACGTCGTCCAAGTCCGCGCAGCCCTCAACGACTCAGTCCTTCCCCTTGGTGGTGGTCCAGATGGTAAACTACCCCTACACGTCCGCAAAGGCGATCTTGTGTCAGTCACAAAGACAGTCATGTACCGTGACCCAGATGTCTGGGGCCCTGACGCCGAAGAGTTCAAGCCCGAACGTCACGATGGTTTGAGGGGTACTTGGGATTTCTTACCTTTTGGTGGAGGTCCTCGTCGTTGCCCTGCGCAGATGATGGTCCAAACTGAGGCTGGATACATGCTTTACCGGATGGCGCAGAAATTCAGCCGCCTCGAATCTCGGGATGATTCACCGTATAAACCTGTTATGCGTATTGGACCTTCTAACAAGAATGGTGTTAAGATTGCGCTTTACAAATAA